A genomic region of Myxococcaceae bacterium JPH2 contains the following coding sequences:
- the rplQ gene encoding 50S ribosomal protein L17 has product MRHKVGQRKLHRTTSHRLAMLNNMVTSLLEHQAIRTTLPKAKEARKMAERIITLGKRGGLANVRLAARIVKDRVVLQKVFSEYKDRYANRPGGYTRIVRLGFRRGDAAEMALLELVDRPAKAPVQGTDEDKSEATPSEG; this is encoded by the coding sequence ATGCGTCACAAGGTTGGACAGAGGAAGCTGCACCGCACCACGAGCCACCGGCTCGCGATGTTGAACAACATGGTCACCTCGCTGCTCGAGCACCAGGCGATCCGCACCACGCTTCCCAAGGCCAAGGAGGCCCGGAAGATGGCGGAGCGCATCATCACCCTGGGCAAGCGCGGTGGTCTGGCGAACGTGCGGCTCGCCGCTCGCATCGTGAAGGACCGCGTTGTGCTGCAGAAGGTGTTCAGCGAGTACAAGGATCGCTACGCCAACCGTCCGGGCGGCTACACCCGCATCGTTCGTCTCGGCTTCCGCCGGGGCGACGCGGCGGAGATGGCGCTGCTGGAGCTGGTGGACCGTCCCGCGAAGGCGCCCGTGCAGGGCACCGACGAGGACAAGTCCGAGGCGACTCCGTCCGAGGGATAG